The following are from one region of the Serinus canaria isolate serCan28SL12 chromosome 8, serCan2020, whole genome shotgun sequence genome:
- the DEPDC1 gene encoding DEP domain-containing protein 1A isoform X4: MAGPGPGPGPYRATRLWNEVTRCFRAGMPLRRHRQRLRSHGSCFTAAEAADWLHQVLRSNSSFGPDVTRQQTVQLLRKFLKNHVIEDIKGRWGAENLEDNGALYRFPPTSPVKPLPSPPRENLENFSGDKGKLFKLPSSSKRGLKKQEFLQSVENLARPKADVPEEKKEGTLQRREISQEYVQETWRNIIRIHLQTILGLPSLEEVLQPAQIIPEFVMYNMSNTSKHGVVILQDKAEDLPHWVLSAMKCLAYWPRNKDMSQATYSGFERDVFRTVADYFLSLPEPLLTFEYYELFVNILDLLQPHLERIAVEALQICCLLLPPPRRRKLQLLLRMMARISGNVDMPRLHDAMGTRSLLIQTFSRCVLRCAEEEDLDELLSTRLLSFLMDHQQEIFQVPAYLQVAVQDHLEYMKKAQCKQEKEEICAILPTYSYCKQITPEEFEEQKVSTSQAAVAELLENIIKDKNLSVKEKKKKLKQFQKEYPQIYGSRFPRTESEAQLLENKPTLKQPMLSLRKPKFRSLRY, from the exons atggccgggccggggccggggccggggccgtaCCGCGCCACGAGGCTG TGGAACGAGGTGACGCGGTGCTTCCGGGCCGGGATGCCCCTGCGGCGGCACCGGCAGCGGCTCCGCTCGCACGGCAGCTGCTTCACGGCGGCCGAGGCCGCGGACTGGCTGCACCAGGTGCTCCGCAGCAACAGCAGCTTCGGGCCCGACGTCACCCGGCAGCAGACTGTGCAGCTCCTGCGGAAATTCCTCAAAAACCACGTCATCGAGGACATCAAGGGCCGCTGGGGCGCTGAAAATCTGGAGGACAACGGTGCCCTGTACAG ATTTCCTCCAACCTCTCCAGTCAAACCTCTACCAAGCCCACCAAGGGAGAACTTGGAAAACTTCTCTGGAGACaaaggaaaactttttaaaCTGCCCAGCTCATCCAAAAGGGGTTTGAAAAAACAGGAGTTCCTGCAGTCTGTG GAAAACTTAGCAAGACCCAAAGCTGATGTaccagaagaaaagaaggaaggcaCACTGCAAAGGAGGGAAATAAGCCAGGAATATGTGCAAGAAACATGGAGAAATATCATCCGGATACA TTTGCAAACCATTTTGGGACTGCCCTCGCTGGAGGAGgttctgcagccagcccagatCATCCCTGAGTTTGTCATGTACAACATGAGCAACACCAGCAAACACGGGGTGGTGATCCTGCAGGACAAAGCAG AAGACCTCCCTCACTGGGTGCTGTCAGCCATGAAGTGCTTGGCCTACT GGCCCAGGAACAAGGACATGAGCCAAGCCACCTACAGTGGCTTTGAGCGGGACGTGTTCAGAACAGTTGCTGATTATTTTCTCAGTCTTCCTGAGCCATTGCTTACTTTTGAATACTATGAGCTCTTTGTTAACATCTTAG AtctcctgcagcctcacctgGAGAGAATTGCAGTGGAGGCCCTGCAGAtctgctgtctgctgctgcccccGCCGAGGCgcaggaagctgcagctgctgctgaggatgaTGGCCAGGATCAGTGGCAACGTTGACATGCCACGGCTGCACGATGCCATGGGCACCAGGTCCTTG CTGATCCAGACGTTTTCCCGCTGTGTCCTGCGctgtgcagaggaggaagaCCTGGATGAGCTGCTTTCCACACGCCTGCTGTCCTTCCTGATGGACCATCAGCAGGAAATATTCCAGGTCCCAGCTTACCTGCAGGTTGCTGTGCAGGATCACCTCGAGTACATGAAGAAGGCTCAG tgcaaacaggaaaaagaagaaatttgtgCCATCTTGCCAACGTATTCCTATTGCAAACAAATCACTCCTGAGGAGTTTGAAGAACAAAAGGTCTCCACCTCACAggctgcagtggcagagctcctggagaacATCATCAAGGATAAAAACCTCtctgtgaaggagaaaaagaaaaagttgaaaCAG ttcCAGAAGGAATATCCCCAGATCTACGGGAGCAGGTTCCCAAGGACGGAGTCGGAAGCGCAGCTCCTGGAGAACAAACCCACCCTCAAGCAGCCCATGCTGAGCCTCAGGAAACCCAAATTCCGCAGCCTCAGGTACTGA
- the DEPDC1 gene encoding DEP domain-containing protein 1A isoform X2, with protein sequence MAGPGPGPGPYRATRLWNEVTRCFRAGMPLRRHRQRLRSHGSCFTAAEAADWLHQVLRSNSSFGPDVTRQQTVQLLRKFLKNHVIEDIKGRWGAENLEDNGALYRFPPTSPVKPLPSPPRENLENFSGDKGKLFKLPSSSKRGLKKQEFLQSVENLARPKADVPEEKKEGTLQRREISQEYVQETWRNIIRIHLQTILGLPSLEEVLQPAQIIPEFVMYNMSNTSKHGVVILQDKAEDLPHWVLSAMKCLAYWPRNKDMSQATYSGFERDVFRTVADYFLSLPEPLLTFEYYELFVNILVLCGYIQIPDLGSGKHSVQEEKCDPQPSKPPHLNSFKSTECLLLSLLLRESDKKEKGEASRRFSSEELRAQNQHRKKWQQHKLPRQQGSVGSLIGGSCQNLAGARNAQEPPGAFRTRCYSLERIGTAASSVCDKGGRAPLRGGGVSTTTRSGELLEEHRVTSVVELGWGGPAQSQGLSRVPGPCPWAEELWDGSHGPRAPRRSPSLLGRRSSRSCSAINRPSAEITVQPQPRGQGTASPSVAISIQKRLCRSSTELSERSVPPSPCVLAGTNLLQPHLERIAVEALQICCLLLPPPRRRKLQLLLRMMARISGNVDMPRLHDAMGTRSLLIQTFSRCVLRCAEEEDLDELLSTRLLSFLMDHQQEIFQVPAYLQVAVQDHLEYMKKAQCKQEKEEICAILPTYSYCKQITPEEFEEQKVSTSQAAVAELLENIIKDKNLSVKEKKKKLKQFQKEYPQIYGSRFPRTESEAQLLENKPTLKQPMLSLRKPKFRSLRY encoded by the exons atggccgggccggggccggggccggggccgtaCCGCGCCACGAGGCTG TGGAACGAGGTGACGCGGTGCTTCCGGGCCGGGATGCCCCTGCGGCGGCACCGGCAGCGGCTCCGCTCGCACGGCAGCTGCTTCACGGCGGCCGAGGCCGCGGACTGGCTGCACCAGGTGCTCCGCAGCAACAGCAGCTTCGGGCCCGACGTCACCCGGCAGCAGACTGTGCAGCTCCTGCGGAAATTCCTCAAAAACCACGTCATCGAGGACATCAAGGGCCGCTGGGGCGCTGAAAATCTGGAGGACAACGGTGCCCTGTACAG ATTTCCTCCAACCTCTCCAGTCAAACCTCTACCAAGCCCACCAAGGGAGAACTTGGAAAACTTCTCTGGAGACaaaggaaaactttttaaaCTGCCCAGCTCATCCAAAAGGGGTTTGAAAAAACAGGAGTTCCTGCAGTCTGTG GAAAACTTAGCAAGACCCAAAGCTGATGTaccagaagaaaagaaggaaggcaCACTGCAAAGGAGGGAAATAAGCCAGGAATATGTGCAAGAAACATGGAGAAATATCATCCGGATACA TTTGCAAACCATTTTGGGACTGCCCTCGCTGGAGGAGgttctgcagccagcccagatCATCCCTGAGTTTGTCATGTACAACATGAGCAACACCAGCAAACACGGGGTGGTGATCCTGCAGGACAAAGCAG AAGACCTCCCTCACTGGGTGCTGTCAGCCATGAAGTGCTTGGCCTACT GGCCCAGGAACAAGGACATGAGCCAAGCCACCTACAGTGGCTTTGAGCGGGACGTGTTCAGAACAGTTGCTGATTATTTTCTCAGTCTTCCTGAGCCATTGCTTACTTTTGAATACTATGAGCTCTTTGTTAACATCTTAG TTTTGTGTGGCTACATCCAAATTCCTGATCTGGGCAGTGGAAAACATTCTGTCCAAGAGGAGAAATGTGACCCTCAGCCTTCAAAACCTCCTCACTTGAACTCTTTCAAGTCCACTGAGTGTCTTCTCCTAAGCCTGCTCCTCAGAGAGTCTgacaagaaggagaaaggagaagctTCCAGGAGGTTTTcctcagaggagctgagagcccaaaaccagcacagaaagaaatggcagcagcacaaactgcCACGTCAGCAAGGGAGTGTTGGGAGCCTGATAGGAGGGAGCTGCCAGAACCTTGCAGGAGCCAGAAATGCCCAAGAGCCACCTGGAGCATTTAGGACAAGGTGTTACTCCTTGGAAAGAATTGGAACTGCTGCTTCAAGTGTGTGTGATAAAGGAGGACGTGCCCCCCTCAGGGGAGGAGGTGTGAGCACCACCACGAGGagtggagagctgctggaggagcacagaGTGACCTCAgtggtggagctgggctggggtggcccagcccagagccagggcctCAGCAGAGTGCCTGGCCCGTGTCCCtgggctgaggagctgtgggatggcaGCCACGGGCCCCGGGCACCGCGCCGCTCCCCGagcctgctgggcaggaggagctccaggagctgcagtgccatcAACAGACCCAGTGCTGAGATCACAGTGCAGCCTCAGCCCCgggggcagggcacagccagcccctctGTGGCCATCAGCATCCAAAAGAgactctgcaggagcagcacggAGCTGTCAGAACGCTCTGTGCCCCCCTCCCCTTGTGTGTTGGCTGGCACAA AtctcctgcagcctcacctgGAGAGAATTGCAGTGGAGGCCCTGCAGAtctgctgtctgctgctgcccccGCCGAGGCgcaggaagctgcagctgctgctgaggatgaTGGCCAGGATCAGTGGCAACGTTGACATGCCACGGCTGCACGATGCCATGGGCACCAGGTCCTTG CTGATCCAGACGTTTTCCCGCTGTGTCCTGCGctgtgcagaggaggaagaCCTGGATGAGCTGCTTTCCACACGCCTGCTGTCCTTCCTGATGGACCATCAGCAGGAAATATTCCAGGTCCCAGCTTACCTGCAGGTTGCTGTGCAGGATCACCTCGAGTACATGAAGAAGGCTCAG tgcaaacaggaaaaagaagaaatttgtgCCATCTTGCCAACGTATTCCTATTGCAAACAAATCACTCCTGAGGAGTTTGAAGAACAAAAGGTCTCCACCTCACAggctgcagtggcagagctcctggagaacATCATCAAGGATAAAAACCTCtctgtgaaggagaaaaagaaaaagttgaaaCAG ttcCAGAAGGAATATCCCCAGATCTACGGGAGCAGGTTCCCAAGGACGGAGTCGGAAGCGCAGCTCCTGGAGAACAAACCCACCCTCAAGCAGCCCATGCTGAGCCTCAGGAAACCCAAATTCCGCAGCCTCAGGTACTGA
- the DEPDC1 gene encoding DEP domain-containing protein 1A isoform X1, producing MLTPCCRDVLGVATGGCSWRCPSVSPQWNEVTRCFRAGMPLRRHRQRLRSHGSCFTAAEAADWLHQVLRSNSSFGPDVTRQQTVQLLRKFLKNHVIEDIKGRWGAENLEDNGALYRFPPTSPVKPLPSPPRENLENFSGDKGKLFKLPSSSKRGLKKQEFLQSVENLARPKADVPEEKKEGTLQRREISQEYVQETWRNIIRIHLQTILGLPSLEEVLQPAQIIPEFVMYNMSNTSKHGVVILQDKAEDLPHWVLSAMKCLAYWPRNKDMSQATYSGFERDVFRTVADYFLSLPEPLLTFEYYELFVNILVLCGYIQIPDLGSGKHSVQEEKCDPQPSKPPHLNSFKSTECLLLSLLLRESDKKEKGEASRRFSSEELRAQNQHRKKWQQHKLPRQQGSVGSLIGGSCQNLAGARNAQEPPGAFRTRCYSLERIGTAASSVCDKGGRAPLRGGGVSTTTRSGELLEEHRVTSVVELGWGGPAQSQGLSRVPGPCPWAEELWDGSHGPRAPRRSPSLLGRRSSRSCSAINRPSAEITVQPQPRGQGTASPSVAISIQKRLCRSSTELSERSVPPSPCVLAGTNLLQPHLERIAVEALQICCLLLPPPRRRKLQLLLRMMARISGNVDMPRLHDAMGTRSLLIQTFSRCVLRCAEEEDLDELLSTRLLSFLMDHQQEIFQVPAYLQVAVQDHLEYMKKAQCKQEKEEICAILPTYSYCKQITPEEFEEQKVSTSQAAVAELLENIIKDKNLSVKEKKKKLKQFQKEYPQIYGSRFPRTESEAQLLENKPTLKQPMLSLRKPKFRSLRY from the exons ATGTTGACGCCCTGCTGTCGCGACGTGTTGGGTGTCGCGACAGGCGGGTGCAGTTGGCGGTGCCCCTCCGTGTCCCCGCAGTGGAACGAGGTGACGCGGTGCTTCCGGGCCGGGATGCCCCTGCGGCGGCACCGGCAGCGGCTCCGCTCGCACGGCAGCTGCTTCACGGCGGCCGAGGCCGCGGACTGGCTGCACCAGGTGCTCCGCAGCAACAGCAGCTTCGGGCCCGACGTCACCCGGCAGCAGACTGTGCAGCTCCTGCGGAAATTCCTCAAAAACCACGTCATCGAGGACATCAAGGGCCGCTGGGGCGCTGAAAATCTGGAGGACAACGGTGCCCTGTACAG ATTTCCTCCAACCTCTCCAGTCAAACCTCTACCAAGCCCACCAAGGGAGAACTTGGAAAACTTCTCTGGAGACaaaggaaaactttttaaaCTGCCCAGCTCATCCAAAAGGGGTTTGAAAAAACAGGAGTTCCTGCAGTCTGTG GAAAACTTAGCAAGACCCAAAGCTGATGTaccagaagaaaagaaggaaggcaCACTGCAAAGGAGGGAAATAAGCCAGGAATATGTGCAAGAAACATGGAGAAATATCATCCGGATACA TTTGCAAACCATTTTGGGACTGCCCTCGCTGGAGGAGgttctgcagccagcccagatCATCCCTGAGTTTGTCATGTACAACATGAGCAACACCAGCAAACACGGGGTGGTGATCCTGCAGGACAAAGCAG AAGACCTCCCTCACTGGGTGCTGTCAGCCATGAAGTGCTTGGCCTACT GGCCCAGGAACAAGGACATGAGCCAAGCCACCTACAGTGGCTTTGAGCGGGACGTGTTCAGAACAGTTGCTGATTATTTTCTCAGTCTTCCTGAGCCATTGCTTACTTTTGAATACTATGAGCTCTTTGTTAACATCTTAG TTTTGTGTGGCTACATCCAAATTCCTGATCTGGGCAGTGGAAAACATTCTGTCCAAGAGGAGAAATGTGACCCTCAGCCTTCAAAACCTCCTCACTTGAACTCTTTCAAGTCCACTGAGTGTCTTCTCCTAAGCCTGCTCCTCAGAGAGTCTgacaagaaggagaaaggagaagctTCCAGGAGGTTTTcctcagaggagctgagagcccaaaaccagcacagaaagaaatggcagcagcacaaactgcCACGTCAGCAAGGGAGTGTTGGGAGCCTGATAGGAGGGAGCTGCCAGAACCTTGCAGGAGCCAGAAATGCCCAAGAGCCACCTGGAGCATTTAGGACAAGGTGTTACTCCTTGGAAAGAATTGGAACTGCTGCTTCAAGTGTGTGTGATAAAGGAGGACGTGCCCCCCTCAGGGGAGGAGGTGTGAGCACCACCACGAGGagtggagagctgctggaggagcacagaGTGACCTCAgtggtggagctgggctggggtggcccagcccagagccagggcctCAGCAGAGTGCCTGGCCCGTGTCCCtgggctgaggagctgtgggatggcaGCCACGGGCCCCGGGCACCGCGCCGCTCCCCGagcctgctgggcaggaggagctccaggagctgcagtgccatcAACAGACCCAGTGCTGAGATCACAGTGCAGCCTCAGCCCCgggggcagggcacagccagcccctctGTGGCCATCAGCATCCAAAAGAgactctgcaggagcagcacggAGCTGTCAGAACGCTCTGTGCCCCCCTCCCCTTGTGTGTTGGCTGGCACAA AtctcctgcagcctcacctgGAGAGAATTGCAGTGGAGGCCCTGCAGAtctgctgtctgctgctgcccccGCCGAGGCgcaggaagctgcagctgctgctgaggatgaTGGCCAGGATCAGTGGCAACGTTGACATGCCACGGCTGCACGATGCCATGGGCACCAGGTCCTTG CTGATCCAGACGTTTTCCCGCTGTGTCCTGCGctgtgcagaggaggaagaCCTGGATGAGCTGCTTTCCACACGCCTGCTGTCCTTCCTGATGGACCATCAGCAGGAAATATTCCAGGTCCCAGCTTACCTGCAGGTTGCTGTGCAGGATCACCTCGAGTACATGAAGAAGGCTCAG tgcaaacaggaaaaagaagaaatttgtgCCATCTTGCCAACGTATTCCTATTGCAAACAAATCACTCCTGAGGAGTTTGAAGAACAAAAGGTCTCCACCTCACAggctgcagtggcagagctcctggagaacATCATCAAGGATAAAAACCTCtctgtgaaggagaaaaagaaaaagttgaaaCAG ttcCAGAAGGAATATCCCCAGATCTACGGGAGCAGGTTCCCAAGGACGGAGTCGGAAGCGCAGCTCCTGGAGAACAAACCCACCCTCAAGCAGCCCATGCTGAGCCTCAGGAAACCCAAATTCCGCAGCCTCAGGTACTGA
- the DEPDC1 gene encoding DEP domain-containing protein 1A isoform X3, which yields MLTPCCRDVLGVATGGCSWRCPSVSPQWNEVTRCFRAGMPLRRHRQRLRSHGSCFTAAEAADWLHQVLRSNSSFGPDVTRQQTVQLLRKFLKNHVIEDIKGRWGAENLEDNGALYRFPPTSPVKPLPSPPRENLENFSGDKGKLFKLPSSSKRGLKKQEFLQSVENLARPKADVPEEKKEGTLQRREISQEYVQETWRNIIRIHLQTILGLPSLEEVLQPAQIIPEFVMYNMSNTSKHGVVILQDKAEDLPHWVLSAMKCLAYWPRNKDMSQATYSGFERDVFRTVADYFLSLPEPLLTFEYYELFVNILDLLQPHLERIAVEALQICCLLLPPPRRRKLQLLLRMMARISGNVDMPRLHDAMGTRSLLIQTFSRCVLRCAEEEDLDELLSTRLLSFLMDHQQEIFQVPAYLQVAVQDHLEYMKKAQCKQEKEEICAILPTYSYCKQITPEEFEEQKVSTSQAAVAELLENIIKDKNLSVKEKKKKLKQFQKEYPQIYGSRFPRTESEAQLLENKPTLKQPMLSLRKPKFRSLRY from the exons ATGTTGACGCCCTGCTGTCGCGACGTGTTGGGTGTCGCGACAGGCGGGTGCAGTTGGCGGTGCCCCTCCGTGTCCCCGCAGTGGAACGAGGTGACGCGGTGCTTCCGGGCCGGGATGCCCCTGCGGCGGCACCGGCAGCGGCTCCGCTCGCACGGCAGCTGCTTCACGGCGGCCGAGGCCGCGGACTGGCTGCACCAGGTGCTCCGCAGCAACAGCAGCTTCGGGCCCGACGTCACCCGGCAGCAGACTGTGCAGCTCCTGCGGAAATTCCTCAAAAACCACGTCATCGAGGACATCAAGGGCCGCTGGGGCGCTGAAAATCTGGAGGACAACGGTGCCCTGTACAG ATTTCCTCCAACCTCTCCAGTCAAACCTCTACCAAGCCCACCAAGGGAGAACTTGGAAAACTTCTCTGGAGACaaaggaaaactttttaaaCTGCCCAGCTCATCCAAAAGGGGTTTGAAAAAACAGGAGTTCCTGCAGTCTGTG GAAAACTTAGCAAGACCCAAAGCTGATGTaccagaagaaaagaaggaaggcaCACTGCAAAGGAGGGAAATAAGCCAGGAATATGTGCAAGAAACATGGAGAAATATCATCCGGATACA TTTGCAAACCATTTTGGGACTGCCCTCGCTGGAGGAGgttctgcagccagcccagatCATCCCTGAGTTTGTCATGTACAACATGAGCAACACCAGCAAACACGGGGTGGTGATCCTGCAGGACAAAGCAG AAGACCTCCCTCACTGGGTGCTGTCAGCCATGAAGTGCTTGGCCTACT GGCCCAGGAACAAGGACATGAGCCAAGCCACCTACAGTGGCTTTGAGCGGGACGTGTTCAGAACAGTTGCTGATTATTTTCTCAGTCTTCCTGAGCCATTGCTTACTTTTGAATACTATGAGCTCTTTGTTAACATCTTAG AtctcctgcagcctcacctgGAGAGAATTGCAGTGGAGGCCCTGCAGAtctgctgtctgctgctgcccccGCCGAGGCgcaggaagctgcagctgctgctgaggatgaTGGCCAGGATCAGTGGCAACGTTGACATGCCACGGCTGCACGATGCCATGGGCACCAGGTCCTTG CTGATCCAGACGTTTTCCCGCTGTGTCCTGCGctgtgcagaggaggaagaCCTGGATGAGCTGCTTTCCACACGCCTGCTGTCCTTCCTGATGGACCATCAGCAGGAAATATTCCAGGTCCCAGCTTACCTGCAGGTTGCTGTGCAGGATCACCTCGAGTACATGAAGAAGGCTCAG tgcaaacaggaaaaagaagaaatttgtgCCATCTTGCCAACGTATTCCTATTGCAAACAAATCACTCCTGAGGAGTTTGAAGAACAAAAGGTCTCCACCTCACAggctgcagtggcagagctcctggagaacATCATCAAGGATAAAAACCTCtctgtgaaggagaaaaagaaaaagttgaaaCAG ttcCAGAAGGAATATCCCCAGATCTACGGGAGCAGGTTCCCAAGGACGGAGTCGGAAGCGCAGCTCCTGGAGAACAAACCCACCCTCAAGCAGCCCATGCTGAGCCTCAGGAAACCCAAATTCCGCAGCCTCAGGTACTGA
- the RPE65 gene encoding retinoid isomerohydrolase produces MTEKRIVITEFGTYAYPDPCKNIFSRFFSYFKGVEVTDNALVNVYPVGEDYYACTETNFITRINPDTLETIKQVDLCKYVSVNGATAHPHIENDGTVYNIGNCFGKNFALAYNIIRIPPLQADKEDPINKSEVVVQFPCSDRFKPSYVHSFGLTPNYIVFVETPVKINLLKFLSSWSLWGANYMDCFESNETMGVWLHVAEKKKGRLLNLKYRTSAFNLFHHINTYEDNGFLIVDLCTWKGFEFVYNYLYLANLRANWDEVKRQAEKAPQPEARRYVLPLSIDKADTGKNLVTLPYTTATATLRSDETIWLEPEVIFSGPRHAFEFPQINYRKYGGKPYTYTYGLGLNHFVPDRLCKLNVKTKETWVWQEPDAYPSEPIFVSHPDALEEDDGVVLSIVISPGAGPKPAYLLILSAKDMSEVARAEVEVNIPVTFHGLFKRA; encoded by the exons ATGACGGAGAAGAGGATCGTGATAACAGAGTTTGGTACCTACGCCTACCCAGACCCCTGCAAGAACATCTTCTCCAG GTTTTTCTCCTACTTCAAAGGTGTGGAGGTGACGGATAACGCCCTGGTGAATGTCTACCCTGTGGGTGAGGATTACTACGCCTGTACTGAGACCAACTTCATCACCAGGATCAACCCAGACACCCTGGAGACCATCAAGCAG GTGGATCTCTGTAAATACGTGTCTGTCAATGGGGCAACAGCTCATCCCCACATTGAGAATGATGGCACCGTTTACAACATTGGCAATTGCTTTGGGAAAAACTTTGCCCTGGCCTACAACATCATCCGGattcctcctctgcaggcag ACAAGGAAGACCCCATAAACAAGTCCGAGGTGGTGGTGCAGTtcccctgcagtgacaggtTTAAGCCCTCCTATGTCCACAG CTTTGGGCTGACCCCAAATTACATCGTGTTTGTGGAGACCCCAGTGAAAATCAACCTCCTCAAGTTCCTCTCCTCCTGGAGCCTGTGGGGAGCCAACTACATGGACTGCTTTGAGTCCAACGAGACCATGGGG GTGTGGCTTCACGtggcagagaagaagaaaggcaggCTCCTCAACCTCAAGTACCGCACCTCGGCCTTCAACCTCTTCCACCACATCAACACCTACGAGGACAACGGGTTCCTGATCGTGGACCTGTGCACCTGGAAGGG GTTTGAGTTTGTCTACAACTACCTGTACCTGGCCAACCTCCGGGCCAACTGGGACGAGGTGAAGCGGCAGGCGGAGAAGGCGCCGCAGCCCGAGGCCCGCAGATACGTCCTGCCCCTGAGCATCGACAAG GCTGACACAGGGAAGAACCTGGTCACCCTGCCCTACACAACAGCCACAGCGACCCTGCGCAGTGATGAGACCATCTGGCTGGAGCCAGAGGTGATTTTCTCAGGGCCACGTCATG cCTTTGAATTCCCCCAGATCAACTACAGGAAGTACGGAGGGAAGCCGTACACGTACACCTACGGGCTGGGGCTGAACCACTTTGTCCCAGACAGG CTTTGCAAGCTGAACGTGAAAACCAAGGAGACCTGGGTGTGGCAGGAGCCGGATGCGTACCCGTCGGAGCCGATCTTTGTTTCCCACCCGGATGCGCTGGAGGAAGATGATG GGGTGGTGCTGAGCATCGTGATCAGCCCGGGGGCGGGGCCCAAGCCCGCCTACCTCCTCATCCTCAGCGCCAAAGACATGAGCGAGGTGGCCAGGGCCGAGGTGGAGGTGAACATTCCCGTGACATTCCATGGGCTCTTCAAGAGAGCGTGA